In Rheinheimera sp. MM224, one DNA window encodes the following:
- the nagK gene encoding N-acetylglucosamine kinase, with the protein MTTAVGYDGPFYLGVDGGGSKCRVIIVTEDNQVIGEGLSGPANPLRGMKVATDSILAATQQALTCAGMAFKDMSKLIVGAGLAGVNMPEYYRIFSEWQHPFQELHLTSDLHVACIGAHQGGDGAVIIAGTGSCGLADVKGQLIEVGGHGFPYGDNGSGAWIGLQMVHHVLLAKDLLGPQTLLTDLLCNELKLSQTLALVDFFMHATPTTYAKYAPLVFTAAEQGDALAQQIVQQAAAHISAIAQRLLSINPPRLSLIGGLAHKLQPYLASEVQQKVTPALEAPEFGAVWFAKQRQQKAQRIS; encoded by the coding sequence ATGACTACAGCAGTAGGCTATGATGGCCCGTTTTATTTAGGTGTAGATGGTGGCGGCAGCAAATGCCGGGTCATTATAGTCACAGAAGACAATCAGGTCATAGGTGAAGGCTTATCTGGCCCTGCGAATCCATTGCGCGGCATGAAAGTCGCCACAGATTCTATTCTGGCGGCCACTCAGCAAGCTTTGACTTGCGCTGGTATGGCTTTTAAAGATATGTCCAAACTCATTGTTGGTGCTGGTTTGGCCGGTGTCAACATGCCTGAATACTATCGTATTTTCTCCGAATGGCAGCATCCGTTTCAGGAATTGCATTTAACCAGCGATTTGCATGTGGCCTGTATTGGCGCACATCAGGGCGGCGACGGTGCTGTGATTATTGCTGGCACTGGTTCTTGTGGTTTGGCTGATGTCAAAGGTCAACTGATTGAAGTAGGCGGCCATGGTTTCCCTTATGGTGATAATGGCAGCGGTGCCTGGATAGGTTTGCAGATGGTACATCATGTGCTGTTAGCCAAAGATTTGTTAGGCCCTCAGACTTTACTGACCGATTTGTTATGCAATGAACTGAAGCTCAGTCAGACCTTGGCTTTGGTCGATTTCTTTATGCATGCCACTCCAACTACTTATGCCAAATATGCGCCTCTGGTTTTTACTGCAGCAGAGCAAGGCGATGCTTTGGCGCAGCAAATAGTGCAGCAGGCAGCCGCTCATATCAGTGCCATAGCCCAGCGATTGTTAAGCATCAATCCACCCCGCTTGTCGTTGATTGGTGGTCTGGCTCACAAATTACAACCTTATCTGGCGTCAGAGGTGCAGCAAAAAGTGACACCTGCTTTAGAAGCACCTGAATTTGGCGCCGTCTGGTTTGCCAAACAACGTCAGCAAAAAGCTCAACGAATTTCTTAA
- the nagB-II gene encoding glucosamine-6-phosphate deaminase NagB-II, producing MTRTIMAQEAAEAPSRIREQLAANASRIADIVALIKQKQPRYVYMVGRGSSDHAGVFAKYLIEIEIGLPVAAAAPSIASVYNKQLDLTGALVLVISQSGRSPDILAQVAMAKAAGALVVALVNDESSPLAEQADQVIPLNVGAEKAVAATKSYLATLSALLQLVAAWSGNSQLQDAVISLPELLERAIELPAQLTAQSLEGVEHLVVLGRGPGYAISREIALKLKEVCGIHAEAFSSAEFLHGPVTLVKDQFAIVDVSIADEANAAHQAQIAEVRSRGARIVHLHHADLLSNPRVLPLALLQRFYLDVEAVARSRGVNPDAPPGLNKVTKTV from the coding sequence ATGACCCGAACCATTATGGCGCAGGAAGCTGCAGAAGCACCAAGCCGGATCCGCGAACAATTAGCTGCCAATGCCAGTCGTATTGCCGACATAGTGGCGCTTATCAAACAAAAGCAACCCCGTTATGTCTATATGGTTGGTCGCGGTTCCTCTGATCATGCAGGTGTCTTTGCCAAGTATCTGATTGAAATTGAAATAGGTTTACCTGTTGCAGCAGCAGCACCTTCTATTGCCAGCGTGTACAACAAGCAACTGGATTTAACGGGTGCATTGGTGCTGGTCATTTCTCAATCAGGTCGCAGTCCGGATATTCTGGCTCAGGTGGCGATGGCCAAAGCGGCTGGTGCTTTAGTGGTTGCTCTGGTCAATGATGAAAGCTCACCTTTAGCTGAACAAGCCGATCAAGTGATCCCACTGAATGTAGGCGCTGAAAAAGCTGTAGCTGCAACCAAAAGTTATCTTGCGACCTTAAGTGCTTTATTACAGCTGGTCGCGGCATGGTCTGGTAACAGCCAGTTGCAGGATGCGGTGATTAGCCTGCCAGAGTTGCTGGAGCGTGCCATTGAATTGCCTGCTCAGTTAACTGCACAGTCATTGGAAGGTGTTGAGCATTTAGTGGTATTGGGCCGTGGCCCTGGTTACGCCATCAGCCGTGAAATTGCGCTGAAACTCAAAGAGGTTTGTGGCATTCACGCTGAAGCTTTTTCCAGCGCTGAATTTCTGCATGGCCCTGTAACTTTAGTGAAAGATCAGTTTGCCATTGTTGATGTCAGCATAGCGGATGAAGCCAATGCTGCTCATCAGGCACAAATTGCTGAAGTACGCAGCCGTGGCGCCCGTATTGTGCATTTGCATCATGCTGACTTGTTATCGAATCCTCGGGTATTACCACTGGCTCTATTGCAGCGTTTTTATCTGGATGTCGAAGCTGTGGCTCGCAGCCGCGGTGTGAATCCGGATGCGCCTCCTGGCCTGAATAAAGTCACTAAAACAGTCTAA
- the nagA gene encoding N-acetylglucosamine-6-phosphate deacetylase — protein sequence MQQISVARLFDGQNWQQNVTLKIEAGRIHSILPADGPVISGTLVPGFIDVQVNGGGGALFNTDTSLEALRTMVKAHAQFGSTVLLPTVITDSVAVMQQAADVIAQAIATKEPGVLGVHFEGPHLSVPKRGVHPQNYIRPLSEAELAIYRRTDLGIKLVTVAPETISPDQIKELVKADVIVCLGHSNTDAATVQAALAAGATGFTHLYNAMSPLTSREPGVVGAALADPHSWCGVILDGLHVHPLAVKVALAAKPKGKLLIVTDAMSPVGTSQTEFDFFDGKVIRDGNKLTNLNGNLAGSVLDMASAVSYAVKELGLELSEAVRMASLYPAEFLGISAERGQILVGAKADLVLLNDEGLVQQCWLEGRPSI from the coding sequence ATGCAACAGATTTCAGTAGCCCGGCTTTTTGATGGCCAGAACTGGCAACAGAATGTGACGTTAAAGATTGAAGCCGGTCGCATTCATTCGATTTTGCCTGCTGATGGTCCAGTCATCTCGGGCACTCTGGTGCCTGGTTTTATTGATGTTCAGGTGAATGGCGGCGGTGGCGCCTTATTTAATACAGATACCAGCCTTGAAGCACTGCGTACTATGGTCAAAGCCCATGCTCAATTTGGCAGCACGGTCTTATTGCCCACAGTGATCACTGATTCTGTGGCTGTGATGCAACAAGCTGCTGATGTGATAGCTCAGGCTATTGCCACTAAAGAACCTGGTGTTTTGGGTGTGCACTTTGAAGGCCCACATTTATCCGTGCCAAAACGAGGTGTACATCCGCAGAACTATATCCGGCCTTTATCCGAAGCCGAGTTGGCGATTTATCGGCGCACCGACCTTGGCATCAAGCTGGTGACAGTGGCGCCTGAAACTATCAGCCCGGACCAAATCAAAGAATTAGTCAAAGCCGATGTCATTGTCTGCTTAGGCCATAGCAATACAGATGCAGCTACAGTGCAGGCTGCTTTGGCCGCCGGAGCTACGGGTTTTACCCACTTATATAATGCTATGTCACCTTTAACTTCGCGTGAGCCCGGTGTAGTAGGGGCAGCACTTGCCGATCCACATAGTTGGTGTGGCGTGATTTTAGATGGTTTGCATGTACACCCACTGGCTGTGAAAGTGGCGTTGGCGGCCAAACCTAAAGGCAAGCTGCTGATCGTCACAGACGCAATGTCACCTGTTGGTACCAGTCAAACCGAGTTTGATTTTTTTGATGGCAAAGTGATTCGGGATGGCAACAAGTTAACCAACTTAAACGGCAACCTGGCGGGTTCTGTGCTCGATATGGCCAGCGCGGTTTCTTATGCTGTGAAAGAGCTTGGTCTTGAGCTGTCAGAAGCTGTGCGTATGGCGTCTTTGTATCCGGCTGAGTTTTTAGGCATCAGCGCGGAGCGTGGGCAAATCCTGGTGGGGGCAAAAGCCGACCTGGTGTTACTGAATGACGAAGGTCTGGTACAGCAGTGCTGGCTGGAAGGTCGTCCTTCTATCTAG
- the nagP gene encoding N-acetylglucosamine MFS transporter NagP, with translation MEMTVETPKARSSIVPMAIVAMLFFVLGFATWLNGSLMPYLKQMLQLSPLQASLVVFSFYIAVTFTALPSAWLIRRVGYKNGMALGMAVMMLAGLLYIPAAQTQTFGLFLLAQLVIGAGQTLLQTAVNPYVVKIGPEDTAAVRISIMGILNKTAGVVAPLVFTALIVSGFTAPVGTALNAEQIDAMAASLVLPYLGLAVFLGLLALAVKYSPLPELEKESDTGTGIDQLKAVLAKPALVFGVLSLFVYVAVEVIAGDTIGLFALSLGVERYTVMTSYTMACMVLGYILGIVLIPRVLSQQKALAVSAMLGLVLTLAIVLGDSSSYLIANALLVPFGGTALPDTLLFIAILGLANAIVWPAVWPLALSGLGALTSIGSALLIMGIAGGAFGPLFWGLASSTGLGQQGAYLVMLPCYAFILFYALKGHKLTSWKSS, from the coding sequence ATGGAAATGACAGTTGAGACTCCCAAGGCGCGCAGCAGTATTGTGCCCATGGCTATAGTGGCCATGCTGTTTTTTGTGCTGGGTTTTGCTACCTGGCTGAATGGCTCTTTGATGCCCTATTTAAAACAGATGCTGCAGTTGAGCCCTTTGCAGGCATCGCTAGTGGTGTTTTCATTTTATATAGCCGTGACTTTTACTGCTCTGCCATCGGCATGGCTGATCCGCAGAGTGGGCTATAAAAATGGTATGGCTTTGGGCATGGCGGTGATGATGCTGGCAGGGCTTTTATATATCCCAGCGGCACAAACTCAGACCTTTGGCTTATTCCTGCTGGCTCAGCTGGTGATTGGTGCTGGTCAAACCTTATTGCAAACCGCTGTGAATCCCTATGTTGTTAAAATAGGACCGGAAGACACTGCCGCGGTGCGTATCAGTATTATGGGTATCCTGAATAAAACCGCTGGTGTTGTTGCCCCTTTAGTGTTTACTGCGCTGATTGTCAGTGGTTTTACTGCACCAGTTGGTACAGCCCTGAATGCTGAGCAAATTGACGCCATGGCAGCCAGTCTGGTGCTGCCTTATCTGGGGCTAGCCGTGTTTTTAGGTTTACTTGCACTGGCTGTGAAGTATTCACCTTTGCCTGAACTGGAAAAAGAGTCAGATACTGGCACTGGCATCGACCAGCTAAAAGCTGTGTTGGCCAAACCTGCGCTGGTGTTTGGTGTATTGTCTTTATTTGTTTATGTGGCTGTCGAAGTGATAGCTGGCGACACTATAGGTTTATTTGCTTTATCCCTTGGGGTTGAACGCTACACTGTGATGACCTCTTATACGATGGCATGTATGGTGCTGGGTTATATCTTAGGCATAGTGTTGATCCCCAGAGTGTTATCACAGCAAAAGGCCTTGGCTGTTTCTGCAATGTTAGGCCTGGTACTGACACTGGCTATAGTGTTAGGTGACAGCAGCTCTTATCTGATTGCCAACGCCTTATTGGTACCTTTTGGTGGCACAGCCTTACCAGATACCTTGTTATTTATCGCTATTCTTGGTTTAGCTAATGCCATCGTCTGGCCTGCGGTCTGGCCTTTGGCTTTATCTGGCTTGGGAGCTTTAACCAGTATAGGTTCAGCTTTGTTGATTATGGGCATCGCAGGTGGCGCTTTTGGCCCGCTGTTTTGGGGACTTGCCAGCAGCACTGGCCTTGGACAGCAGGGGGCTTACCTGGTGATGTTGCCTTGTTACGCCTTTATCCTGTTTTATGCGCTGAAGGGGCATAAGTTAACCAGCTGGAAAAGCTCTTAA
- a CDS encoding acyltransferase family protein — translation MSSPRFYALDALRGLAIALMILVNTPGSWQHVYSPLLHASWDGFTFADIVFPTFLFVVGAAMFYSLKTTVLSQQSFWRISSRAFKLIAIGVLLNYVPFSVELAELRLPGVLQRIGLAYWCAALLVLSVKRSYLPFIAVALVLLYWLVLVLGGGEQPYSLGHNLVRQWDLAIFGAAHLYQGFGVAFDPEGLLSTLPCVVAVLIGFGTASALQGKQHSHALRLLLLSGVALVFLAALWQLLWPVNKALWSGSYLALSSGLILLLLAILVWCIDIKGWTALAEPLKVYGTNPLFIYILSWLWAVLIGQLIFIPTDAGSVSLYQWGFEQLALVFPAKLASFVFAVLHVIGFWYLSLLLYKRNIVIKL, via the coding sequence ATGTCTTCACCACGTTTTTATGCGCTGGATGCTTTACGGGGGTTAGCCATAGCTTTAATGATCCTGGTGAATACACCGGGGTCCTGGCAGCATGTGTATAGTCCGCTGTTGCATGCGTCCTGGGATGGTTTTACCTTTGCCGATATTGTGTTCCCTACCTTTTTATTTGTGGTGGGGGCTGCGATGTTTTATTCGCTGAAAACTACAGTGCTTTCTCAACAGAGTTTCTGGCGTATCAGTAGCCGGGCTTTCAAGCTGATTGCTATCGGTGTGCTGTTGAACTACGTACCTTTTAGTGTGGAGTTGGCCGAGCTGCGTTTACCCGGTGTGTTGCAGCGTATAGGTTTGGCTTATTGGTGTGCTGCGTTATTGGTGTTAAGCGTCAAACGCAGTTATTTGCCTTTTATTGCTGTGGCTTTGGTGTTGTTGTATTGGCTCGTTTTGGTACTGGGCGGTGGTGAGCAGCCTTATAGTCTGGGGCACAACCTGGTACGGCAATGGGATCTGGCCATTTTTGGTGCCGCACATTTATATCAGGGGTTTGGTGTAGCTTTTGATCCTGAAGGTCTTTTAAGCACTTTGCCTTGTGTAGTGGCGGTATTGATTGGTTTTGGCACAGCTTCAGCGTTGCAGGGTAAGCAGCACAGTCACGCGCTTCGGCTATTGTTGTTATCTGGAGTAGCTTTGGTGTTTTTAGCTGCACTTTGGCAATTGCTTTGGCCTGTCAATAAAGCCTTATGGTCCGGCAGTTATCTGGCGCTGAGCAGTGGTTTAATTTTGCTGTTATTAGCTATTCTGGTTTGGTGCATTGATATCAAAGGCTGGACTGCTTTGGCAGAACCTTTAAAAGTTTATGGGACTAATCCGCTGTTTATTTATATCTTGTCCTGGCTCTGGGCAGTGCTGATTGGCCAGCTGATCTTTATTCCAACTGACGCAGGTTCAGTATCGCTGTATCAGTGGGGCTTTGAGCAGTTAGCTTTAGTTTTCCCCGCCAAACTGGCGTCTTTTGTATTTGCTGTGCTGCACGTGATTGGGTTTTGGTACCTGTCGTTGCTGCTGTATAAACGCAATATAGTGATAAAGCTTTAA
- a CDS encoding capsule assembly Wzi family protein: MKKLQLSTFTLAVLALSAQATPWMDTQDNYLRQSLQTLSHAGLISGPVNTYPLMWKNIAKDLAMVPNRRYSEEVTFALAHVRKALNVNESDKTAGIKLKANSEEMGIQSFGETYSEKASITVFSEFQNDIFAGRSEVHYRKLHDGSTEQDLTYDNSYLAALLGNWVVSVDQISTWWGPGQQSALLQSNNARPLPSVRLSRHGWDAIDLPVLNWLGPWSFTTFIGLGEHQSPVSQTRYWGGRFNFRPTATLELGVSRVSQWGGQGKNNGFGDWWDVVVNKDESDANSDQRAAIDLSYHFNLLNQPLTAYVELADDDNAEDLPDNPLLLAGVRSYWGNSSGIHTVNMEYSDTYIDCPDSVVKGDCAYQGELYPQGYSRYGRVIGSGYGKDAKVLSAGYHYQTYDGISWSGHLYLANYYDNAGESEQSWQAKAEHRRPFFNGLLSLQLRYLDKSPLLAEGADEVAAATTWEYRF, encoded by the coding sequence ATGAAAAAACTTCAGCTTAGTACTTTTACCTTGGCTGTTCTGGCCTTATCAGCACAAGCCACCCCCTGGATGGATACGCAGGATAATTACCTGCGCCAGTCCCTACAAACCTTGTCTCATGCAGGTTTAATCAGTGGACCTGTGAATACCTATCCATTGATGTGGAAAAATATCGCCAAAGATTTGGCTATGGTGCCAAATCGCCGTTATAGCGAAGAAGTGACTTTTGCTCTGGCTCATGTTCGCAAGGCGCTGAATGTCAATGAAAGTGACAAAACCGCTGGTATTAAACTGAAAGCCAACTCTGAGGAGATGGGCATTCAGAGTTTTGGCGAAACTTATTCAGAAAAAGCCAGCATCACTGTGTTTAGTGAATTTCAAAATGATATCTTTGCGGGCCGCTCAGAAGTGCATTACCGCAAATTACACGACGGCAGTACTGAACAGGATTTAACTTACGACAACAGTTATTTGGCTGCTTTGCTGGGGAATTGGGTAGTGTCCGTCGATCAGATCAGTACCTGGTGGGGGCCGGGTCAACAAAGTGCGTTGTTACAAAGCAATAATGCCAGACCTTTGCCTTCTGTGCGTTTAAGTCGTCATGGCTGGGATGCGATAGATTTGCCTGTGCTTAACTGGTTAGGTCCATGGAGTTTCACCACCTTTATAGGTTTAGGTGAACATCAAAGTCCAGTCAGTCAAACCCGCTACTGGGGTGGACGCTTTAACTTCAGACCTACTGCCACTCTGGAGCTGGGTGTATCCCGTGTTAGTCAATGGGGTGGTCAGGGTAAAAATAACGGTTTTGGCGACTGGTGGGATGTGGTTGTTAATAAAGATGAATCAGACGCCAACTCAGACCAAAGAGCAGCTATAGATTTAAGTTACCACTTTAATCTGTTGAACCAGCCTCTGACCGCTTATGTGGAACTGGCCGATGACGATAACGCCGAAGATTTGCCAGATAATCCCTTGTTACTGGCTGGTGTGCGCAGTTATTGGGGTAATAGTTCAGGTATTCATACGGTCAATATGGAGTACTCAGATACCTATATTGATTGCCCTGATTCAGTAGTGAAAGGCGATTGTGCCTATCAGGGCGAGTTATACCCTCAAGGTTACAGCAGATACGGCAGAGTGATTGGCAGTGGTTATGGCAAAGATGCCAAGGTACTGAGTGCCGGTTATCATTACCAGACCTATGATGGTATTAGTTGGTCAGGCCATCTGTATCTGGCTAATTATTATGACAATGCCGGTGAAAGTGAACAAAGCTGGCAGGCGAAAGCGGAACACAGACGACCATTCTTTAATGGCTTACTGAGCTTGCAGCTACGTTATCTGGATAAATCGCCATTACTGGCTGAAGGGGCTGATGAAGTGGCTGCAGCCACCACCTGGGAATACAGGTTCTAA
- the coaD gene encoding pantetheine-phosphate adenylyltransferase: protein MKTKAIYPGTFDPLTNGHSDLVQRAALLFDQVIVAVAANPSKQPLFTLAERVQLAEQCFADIPNVTVVGFSGLLADFAKNNQAQVLLRGVRAVADFEYEFQLASMNRQLNPDLDSLFMTPSEKNTFISSTLVKEVARHGGDVSRFVAPHVERALKHKFTTV, encoded by the coding sequence ATGAAAACCAAAGCGATTTATCCCGGTACTTTTGACCCTTTAACTAATGGCCACAGCGACTTAGTACAACGGGCTGCACTTTTATTTGATCAGGTAATAGTGGCTGTTGCGGCCAACCCCAGTAAGCAACCTCTGTTTACTCTTGCTGAGCGGGTGCAACTTGCAGAACAATGTTTTGCAGATATTCCTAACGTGACAGTGGTAGGTTTTTCTGGTTTGCTGGCCGATTTTGCCAAAAATAATCAGGCTCAGGTGCTGTTACGAGGTGTGCGCGCTGTGGCCGACTTTGAATACGAATTTCAGCTGGCCAGTATGAACCGTCAGTTGAACCCGGATTTAGACAGTTTATTTATGACACCTTCAGAAAAAAATACCTTTATCTCTTCCACTTTAGTGAAAGAAGTAGCCCGTCATGGTGGCGATGTCAGCCGTTTTGTTGCTCCCCATGTTGAACGGGCATTAAAGCACAAATTCACCACGGTTTAG
- a CDS encoding TetR/AcrR family transcriptional regulator has protein sequence MDKKLRTKDKILQASIELFNQQGERCITTNHIAAHLGISPGNLYYHFRNKEDIVRNIFREYAKLLDNRLQPPSQPSEALDSLAQYLDVVFELMWRFHFFYANLPDILSRDQALQQDYLAVQKAVLAKVISVLSALKKAEVIAIDDADIANFAHTIKLVVTFWISYLKTQEPQTTMNKEQAYLGVLKVLLLFKPYATAHALPRIEKLQQHYQALSGDQRL, from the coding sequence ATGGACAAGAAGCTACGAACCAAAGACAAGATACTGCAGGCAAGTATTGAGTTGTTTAACCAGCAGGGTGAGCGTTGCATCACCACCAATCATATAGCAGCACATCTGGGCATTAGTCCGGGCAATCTGTATTACCACTTTCGCAATAAAGAAGACATAGTGCGGAATATCTTCCGCGAATACGCTAAGTTGCTCGACAACAGACTGCAGCCTCCAAGCCAGCCGTCAGAAGCATTGGACTCGCTAGCTCAATATCTTGATGTGGTGTTTGAGCTGATGTGGCGTTTCCATTTCTTTTACGCCAACCTACCGGATATTTTGTCTCGGGATCAAGCGCTGCAACAGGATTATTTAGCTGTGCAAAAGGCGGTGCTGGCAAAAGTCATTTCAGTATTGAGTGCATTAAAAAAGGCTGAAGTGATAGCGATAGATGATGCAGACATCGCCAATTTTGCTCACACCATCAAACTGGTGGTGACTTTCTGGATCAGTTATCTAAAAACCCAGGAGCCACAAACCACCATGAACAAAGAGCAGGCTTATCTTGGTGTGCTCAAAGTACTGTTGTTATTTAAACCTTATGCCACAGCTCATGCTCTGCCACGTATAGAAAAATTGCAGCAGCATTATCAAGCTTTGTCCGGTGATCAGAGGCTCTAA
- a CDS encoding glycine C-acetyltransferase: protein MRTTPFLAHLQQQIEDVKVQGLYKAERVISSQQQASVTVGHEQVLNFCANNYLGLANNPELIKAAQQGLDSHGFGVASVRFICGTQDIHKELEQKISGFLGTEDTILYSSCFDANGGLFETILGAEDAVISDSLNHASIIDGVRLCKAKRYRYANNDMAELEAQLKQADADGARFKLIATDGVFSMDGVIADLKSICDLADKYNALVMVDDSHAVGFVGKNGRGTHEYCDVLERVDIITGTLGKALGGASGGYTSGKKEVIEWLRQRSRPYLFSNSLAPSIVTASIKVLDLLANGDALRAKLWENVSYFREKMSAAGFTLAGKDHAIIPVMLGDAKVAAEMARRMLAEGIYVVGFSFPVVPKDQARIRTQISAAHNKEHLDKAISAFIRIGKEMGVIA from the coding sequence ATGCGAACGACTCCTTTCCTTGCACACTTACAACAACAAATAGAAGACGTAAAAGTGCAGGGCCTGTACAAAGCTGAACGAGTGATAAGCTCTCAGCAGCAAGCTAGCGTGACCGTAGGTCATGAACAGGTTTTAAATTTTTGCGCCAATAACTACTTAGGTTTAGCCAATAACCCGGAACTGATTAAAGCCGCTCAGCAAGGTCTGGATTCACACGGTTTTGGTGTCGCTTCTGTGCGTTTTATCTGCGGTACTCAGGATATTCACAAAGAACTGGAACAAAAAATAAGCGGCTTTTTAGGCACTGAAGATACTATTTTGTATTCCTCTTGTTTTGATGCCAACGGTGGTTTATTCGAAACCATTTTAGGTGCTGAAGACGCGGTAATTTCAGATTCGTTAAACCATGCTTCTATTATCGATGGCGTGCGTTTATGTAAAGCCAAACGCTATCGTTATGCCAATAACGATATGGCCGAATTAGAAGCTCAGTTGAAACAAGCTGATGCCGATGGCGCCCGTTTTAAACTCATTGCCACAGACGGTGTGTTTTCAATGGATGGCGTGATTGCCGACTTAAAATCCATCTGTGATTTAGCTGATAAATACAATGCACTGGTGATGGTTGATGACAGTCATGCTGTAGGTTTTGTTGGTAAAAATGGCCGCGGCACCCACGAATACTGCGACGTGCTGGAACGTGTTGATATTATCACCGGCACTTTAGGCAAAGCCTTAGGTGGTGCTTCAGGTGGTTATACTTCTGGCAAAAAAGAAGTGATTGAGTGGTTACGTCAGCGTTCACGTCCTTATTTGTTCTCTAACTCTTTAGCGCCTTCTATTGTTACAGCCTCTATTAAAGTGCTGGACTTACTGGCAAACGGTGATGCGCTGCGCGCTAAATTATGGGAAAACGTCAGTTATTTCCGCGAAAAAATGTCAGCTGCAGGTTTTACGCTGGCAGGCAAGGATCACGCTATTATTCCTGTGATGTTAGGTGATGCCAAAGTAGCAGCTGAAATGGCGCGCCGTATGCTCGCTGAAGGCATTTATGTAGTGGGATTCTCTTTCCCTGTAGTGCCAAAAGATCAGGCGCGTATCCGCACTCAGATCTCTGCCGCACATAACAAAGAACACCTGGATAAGGCTATCAGCGCCTTTATTCGTATTGGTAAAGAAATGGGCGTAATTGCCTGA
- the tdh gene encoding L-threonine 3-dehydrogenase yields the protein MKALAKLKAEPGIWQTEVEMPKVGPNDVLIKIKKTAICGTDVHIYKWDEWAQKTIPHGMVVGHEYVGEVVDMGSEVRGFTKGDRVSGEGHLVCGFCRNCRAGRVHLCRNTIGVGVNREGSFAEYLSIPAFNVFKIPDNIPDNIAAIFDPFGNAVHTALSFDLVGEDVLITGAGPIGIMAVAVARHVGARHIVITDVNPYRLELARKMGATRAVDVSKEDLKDVMKELGMTEGFDVGLEMSGVPSAFRGMLDTINHGGKIAMLGIPPSDMAVDWNKVIFKGLVIKGIYGREMFETWYKMASLIQSGLDLSPIVTHEMPMENYKEGFEIMCSGQSGKVILNW from the coding sequence ATGAAAGCATTAGCAAAATTAAAAGCAGAACCGGGCATTTGGCAAACCGAAGTGGAAATGCCAAAAGTTGGCCCGAATGATGTTCTGATCAAAATCAAAAAAACCGCTATTTGTGGCACAGACGTGCATATCTACAAATGGGATGAATGGGCACAAAAAACTATTCCTCATGGCATGGTAGTGGGGCACGAGTATGTCGGCGAAGTAGTCGACATGGGCTCTGAAGTCCGTGGTTTTACCAAAGGCGACCGTGTATCAGGTGAAGGCCACTTAGTTTGTGGTTTCTGCCGTAACTGCCGCGCCGGTCGTGTGCATTTATGCCGCAACACCATAGGTGTAGGCGTCAACCGTGAAGGTTCTTTTGCCGAATACCTGTCTATTCCGGCTTTTAACGTCTTTAAAATTCCGGACAATATTCCGGATAATATCGCTGCTATCTTCGATCCATTTGGTAACGCAGTGCACACTGCTTTATCGTTTGACTTAGTAGGCGAAGATGTACTCATCACAGGCGCTGGCCCTATCGGCATTATGGCTGTAGCGGTCGCACGCCATGTAGGCGCCCGCCATATCGTCATCACAGATGTGAACCCATACCGCTTAGAGTTGGCGCGTAAAATGGGTGCGACCCGTGCTGTAGACGTCAGCAAAGAAGATTTAAAAGACGTGATGAAAGAGCTTGGCATGACCGAAGGTTTTGACGTAGGTCTGGAAATGTCAGGTGTGCCTTCGGCGTTTCGTGGCATGTTAGACACTATCAATCACGGCGGAAAAATTGCCATGCTGGGTATTCCACCTTCAGATATGGCAGTGGACTGGAACAAGGTGATTTTTAAAGGCCTAGTGATCAAAGGTATTTATGGTCGTGAAATGTTTGAAACCTGGTACAAAATGGCCAGCTTAATTCAATCAGGCCTGGATTTAAGCCCAATAGTCACCCACGAAATGCCAATGGAAAACTACAAGGAAGGTTTTGAGATTATGTGCTCAGGCCAGTCCGGTAAAGTGATCCTTAACTGGTAA